The following proteins are co-located in the Vigna angularis cultivar LongXiaoDou No.4 chromosome 2, ASM1680809v1, whole genome shotgun sequence genome:
- the LOC108328613 gene encoding uncharacterized protein LOC108328613: MTVKLSMAGFRSSLPFSALIRQVEQEMETVIKVLQPGPLGIIEHKFSADEIRKANSTVSKAVINWRRNAILEDNNHILKNYIHK; the protein is encoded by the exons ATGACTGTGAAGTTGTCCATGGCAGGGTTTCGAAGCTCGTTGCCCTTTTCGGCGCTAATACG ACAAGTTGAACAAGAAATGGAAACTGTTATTAAGGTGCTGCAGCCTGGACCCTTGGGAATCATAGAGCACAAGTTTTCTGCTGACGAAATTCGCAAGGCTAATTCCACCGTTTCAAAAGCAGTGATCAATTGGCGAAGGAATGCAATCCTCGAAGACAATaatcacattttgaaaaattacaTTCACAAGTGA